A stretch of the Crocinitomicaceae bacterium genome encodes the following:
- the lpxA gene encoding acyl-ACP--UDP-N-acetylglucosamine O-acyltransferase yields MISNLAQIHPKAKLGNNVSVGPFSVIHDDVEIGDGTVIESNVVIYSGARIGKNCKIYPGAVISAIPQDLKFNHEYTTTEIGDNTVLRECVTIHRGTVDKMKTVVGSNCLIMCYVHIAHDSILGNHVIIANYSGVAGHCLIEDWAIIEGMCGLQQFTRVGEHSFIAGMTQVRKDVPPYIKVAREPITFAGVNAVGLRRRGASDETVRLIEDIYRNLFILNNSIPSGIAAIEKEIKDCDEKRKVLEFIKSSERGIVKGPI; encoded by the coding sequence ATGATAAGTAACCTGGCACAAATACATCCAAAAGCAAAACTAGGAAACAACGTTTCTGTTGGCCCATTTTCAGTTATTCATGATGATGTTGAAATTGGAGACGGAACGGTGATTGAATCTAACGTGGTGATATATTCCGGCGCACGCATTGGAAAAAATTGTAAAATTTATCCGGGCGCTGTCATCAGTGCAATTCCTCAAGATCTTAAATTTAATCACGAGTACACCACCACTGAAATTGGCGACAACACGGTGCTGAGAGAATGTGTGACCATTCATCGCGGAACGGTAGATAAAATGAAAACCGTAGTTGGCAGCAATTGTTTGATCATGTGTTACGTGCATATTGCACATGACAGTATTTTGGGTAATCATGTAATTATTGCCAATTATTCAGGCGTTGCAGGTCATTGTCTGATTGAAGACTGGGCAATCATTGAAGGCATGTGTGGTTTACAACAATTCACTCGCGTAGGTGAGCATTCATTTATTGCCGGTATGACCCAGGTGAGAAAAGATGTGCCTCCTTATATTAAAGTTGCACGTGAACCAATTACCTTTGCCGGAGTAAATGCAGTTGGTTTGAGACGAAGAGGGGCAAGTGATGAAACAGTAAGATTAATTGAAGATATTTACAGAAATTTATTCATTCTCAATAACTCTATTCCATCAGGAATTGCAGCCATTGAAAAGGAAATAAAAGACTGTGACGAGAAAAGAAAAGTGCTTGAATTTATTAAAAGTTCAGAGCGCGGAATAGTAAAAGGACCGATTTAG
- a CDS encoding bifunctional folylpolyglutamate synthase/dihydrofolate synthase produces MTYSETLTWLFSQLPNYQLQGQSAYKPGLENIKKLVELTGSEILQSRFFHVAGTNGKGSVCNMLASIMMEHGYKTGLFTSPHLHDFRERIRINGKMISEEFVTVFVEQNKQAWAEIKPSFFEITTVMALSAFKQAKCDICIMETGLGGRLDSTNIITPEISIITNIGLDHTQFLGDSTEQIAYEKAGIIKKNIPVVIGECTHETKPVFERAASLNDAPIYFAGLVSGFVSDLKGNFQQKNIATVMKSIEVLRAKGWNFMPKKIRDGFQHVTKNTNFTGRFQKLQDNPAVIVDAAHNEDGVKTLFAEIMQVKFDKLHLIYGAANDKDVRNIFKLFPKDALYYFTEFDSKRSLLVDDFISLAKEFKLNADFYSSSADAVAAAYETAGENDLILVFGSFYLVQEILPKKN; encoded by the coding sequence ATGACTTATTCTGAAACGCTGACCTGGCTTTTTTCACAGTTGCCAAATTATCAACTGCAAGGACAATCAGCATACAAGCCAGGACTTGAAAACATAAAAAAATTAGTTGAACTGACCGGTTCTGAAATTCTTCAGAGCCGGTTTTTTCATGTAGCAGGTACCAATGGAAAAGGTTCTGTCTGCAATATGCTGGCAAGCATCATGATGGAACACGGTTATAAAACCGGCCTATTTACATCACCTCATCTGCATGATTTCAGAGAGCGAATACGCATAAACGGAAAAATGATTTCTGAAGAATTTGTCACAGTCTTTGTTGAGCAAAACAAACAAGCCTGGGCAGAAATAAAACCATCATTTTTTGAAATCACCACCGTGATGGCACTTTCTGCATTTAAGCAGGCAAAATGTGATATATGCATTATGGAAACCGGATTAGGTGGTCGCTTAGATTCTACCAATATCATTACACCGGAAATATCAATTATCACGAACATTGGTTTGGATCATACCCAATTTTTAGGAGATTCCACAGAACAAATTGCCTACGAAAAAGCAGGCATCATAAAAAAAAATATTCCGGTTGTAATTGGAGAATGCACCCATGAAACCAAACCTGTTTTTGAACGCGCGGCAAGTTTGAATGATGCGCCAATTTATTTTGCCGGTTTGGTATCAGGTTTCGTTTCTGATTTGAAAGGAAATTTTCAGCAAAAAAATATTGCAACGGTGATGAAATCCATTGAAGTATTAAGAGCAAAGGGTTGGAATTTTATGCCCAAAAAAATCAGGGATGGATTTCAACATGTCACCAAAAACACCAACTTCACCGGGCGTTTTCAAAAGTTACAGGATAATCCTGCGGTAATAGTTGACGCAGCACATAATGAAGATGGAGTAAAAACTTTATTTGCTGAAATCATGCAAGTAAAATTTGATAAACTGCATTTGATTTATGGTGCGGCAAATGATAAAGACGTGCGTAACATCTTCAAACTTTTTCCTAAAGATGCCCTTTATTATTTCACTGAATTTGATTCAAAAAGATCACTCCTTGTTGATGATTTTATTTCCCTCGCCAAAGAATTTAAACTGAATGCAGATTTCTATTCAAGTTCGGCAGATGCAGTTGCTGCTGCTTATGAAACCGCCGGTGAAAACGATTTGATCTTAGTGTTTGGCAGTTTCTATCTGGTTCAAGAAATTTTACCGAAAAAAAATTAA
- a CDS encoding anhydro-N-acetylmuramic acid kinase, with translation MQRPENLTDIQAMGVIGLMSGTSMDGLDCCYAEFSRANGQFYFSNMIAHTYTYDEDQKKFLRAAFHKNSEQLKQTDQQFGYYLAEKVKHFIQQHHLENKVSLIASHGHTIFHEPAKGVTVQIGNGSIMNQLTGIRVINDFRIKDVQLGGQGAPLVPVGDQYLFAQYPACLNLGGFSNISLIHQGQRVAFDISPCNLPLNIVCEKYLNVPYDHAGSIAAGGKCYDPLLQKLNTIPYYQQQAPKSLGYEWLTHEFMPVVEEFPLPIEDLLSTLCQHIGHQIVRVLDENQLKEVLVTGGGAYNTHLINILKKSACKITLPDTAIIDFKEALIFAFLGFLNFHDSINTFKSVTGAKEDSMGGIRHFSH, from the coding sequence GTGCAACGACCCGAAAATTTAACTGACATACAAGCCATGGGTGTAATTGGTCTCATGTCAGGCACTTCAATGGATGGGCTTGATTGCTGTTATGCCGAATTCAGCCGCGCAAACGGTCAATTTTATTTTTCAAACATGATTGCGCACACCTATACCTATGATGAAGACCAAAAAAAATTTCTGCGCGCAGCATTTCATAAAAATTCAGAACAGCTAAAACAAACAGATCAACAATTTGGTTATTATCTGGCAGAAAAAGTGAAGCACTTTATCCAACAGCATCATCTGGAAAATAAAGTTTCTCTCATTGCATCACACGGACATACGATATTTCATGAACCGGCAAAAGGAGTCACCGTGCAAATAGGTAACGGCTCAATCATGAATCAACTAACGGGTATTAGGGTTATCAATGATTTCAGAATCAAAGATGTTCAGCTTGGTGGTCAGGGAGCTCCCTTGGTTCCGGTTGGTGACCAATATCTGTTTGCTCAATATCCGGCTTGCCTTAACTTGGGAGGATTTTCAAATATCAGCCTTATTCATCAGGGACAGCGCGTTGCATTTGATATTAGTCCTTGCAATTTACCACTAAATATAGTGTGTGAAAAATATTTGAATGTGCCTTATGATCATGCAGGCTCCATTGCAGCCGGTGGTAAATGTTATGACCCTTTGCTTCAAAAACTGAATACAATTCCATATTATCAGCAGCAAGCCCCTAAATCATTGGGTTATGAATGGCTAACGCATGAGTTTATGCCGGTTGTTGAAGAATTTCCTTTGCCTATTGAAGATTTGCTGAGCACCCTATGTCAACACATAGGACATCAAATTGTCCGTGTACTTGATGAAAACCAACTAAAAGAGGTTTTGGTAACAGGGGGCGGAGCCTATAATACTCATCTTATAAACATCTTGAAAAAATCTGCCTGCAAAATTACACTACCTGATACCGCAATCATTGATTTTAAAGAGGCTTTGATATTTGCCTTCCTTGGATTTTTAAATTTTCATGATTCGATCAACACCTTTAAATCAGTGACGGGAGCCAAAGAAGATTCGATGGGCGGCATCCGCCACTTTAGTCATTAA
- a CDS encoding MotA/TolQ/ExbB proton channel family protein: MSFFTVLLQTGDLTGTDNQQVAEGVNELTRDIPLWDLVLAGGWTMIPLAILSIMMVYIFVERFLMIQKALKDEKKFMIKVKEYLVEGKIDAARALCQQTNNPAARMVEKGISRIGKPMKDIVSSIENVGKLEIYDLEKRIGFLGTVAGAAPMIGFLGTTLGMVKTFHAMKFESTVELQSISGGIMEAMVTTIAGLVIGILAFMAYNFMVSKVDKVIHHMEGASIEFLDLLNEPGK, encoded by the coding sequence ATGAGTTTTTTCACAGTATTGCTTCAGACCGGTGATTTAACCGGAACAGACAACCAACAGGTTGCTGAAGGAGTTAACGAGCTGACACGTGATATTCCATTATGGGATCTCGTTTTAGCCGGTGGATGGACAATGATTCCACTCGCCATTCTTTCTATCATGATGGTCTACATTTTTGTTGAGCGTTTTCTCATGATTCAAAAAGCATTGAAAGATGAAAAAAAGTTCATGATCAAGGTGAAAGAATATTTGGTTGAAGGCAAAATTGATGCTGCCCGCGCACTTTGTCAGCAAACAAATAATCCGGCGGCACGCATGGTTGAAAAAGGTATTTCACGCATTGGAAAACCCATGAAAGATATCGTAAGTTCAATTGAAAACGTGGGTAAATTAGAAATTTACGATCTTGAAAAACGCATTGGTTTTTTAGGAACCGTTGCCGGTGCAGCCCCAATGATTGGATTCCTTGGTACAACACTTGGTATGGTGAAAACTTTTCACGCCATGAAATTTGAATCAACAGTAGAATTACAATCAATTTCCGGCGGTATTATGGAGGCGATGGTAACCACAATTGCCGGTTTGGTTATTGGTATTTTGGCTTTCATGGCTTACAATTTCATGGTATCAAAAGTTGACAAGGTGATTCACCACATGGAGGGCGCCTCTATTGAGTTCCTTGATTTATTGAACGAACCGGGCAAATAG
- a CDS encoding bifunctional UDP-3-O-[3-hydroxymyristoyl] N-acetylglucosamine deacetylase/3-hydroxyacyl-ACP dehydratase, giving the protein MAEKQKTIAAEIKMSGVGLHTGEMVNITICPAPEKHGYKFQRIDLENKPIIKADPDNVVSTARGTTLEEKGAKVYTTEHLLSALYAMHVDNALIQLDAPEVPIMDGSAMPFVKAIKQVGLKEQDADREYLELDENLKWEDPEKGTEFLAVPDKEYRVTVMVDYKSPVLGTQHASMYKIDDFEKEIAPCRTFCFLKELEYLATNGLIKGGDLDNAIVLVERPDISKEELDRLAKLLGKENLSVSANAIGTLNNTRLHFENEPARHKLLDIIGDLALVGRPFRGHILAARPGHGGNVQFAKLLKEYAKKSVDKPRKFDLEKEPLYDSIQIEKMLPHRYPFLLVDKVLEITDDKIVGMKNITKNEPMFMGHFPGNPVFPGVLQIEAMAQCGGVFALSKVDEPHLYSTYFMKIDKVKFKAMIRPGDTVVFELVLVSPIRRGLVNMFGKGYVNGKVVVEAEMLAQVVKDKA; this is encoded by the coding sequence ATGGCTGAAAAGCAAAAAACAATTGCCGCGGAAATTAAAATGAGCGGCGTAGGCTTACATACAGGCGAAATGGTGAACATTACAATTTGTCCTGCACCGGAAAAACATGGTTACAAATTCCAGCGTATTGACCTGGAAAATAAACCTATTATCAAAGCTGATCCGGACAACGTTGTGTCAACTGCACGTGGAACAACGCTGGAAGAAAAAGGAGCAAAAGTGTATACAACCGAACACTTATTGTCAGCTCTCTATGCAATGCATGTTGACAATGCACTTATCCAATTAGACGCACCGGAGGTTCCTATCATGGATGGTAGTGCAATGCCTTTTGTAAAAGCAATCAAACAAGTAGGTTTGAAAGAACAAGATGCAGATCGTGAATATCTTGAACTTGACGAAAATCTCAAATGGGAAGATCCTGAAAAAGGAACTGAGTTTCTTGCCGTGCCTGATAAAGAATATCGCGTTACTGTGATGGTAGATTATAAATCACCGGTGCTTGGAACGCAGCACGCCAGCATGTATAAAATTGATGATTTTGAAAAAGAAATTGCACCTTGTCGTACCTTTTGTTTTTTGAAAGAGTTGGAATATCTTGCTACAAATGGATTAATAAAAGGAGGTGATTTGGACAATGCTATTGTCTTGGTTGAACGTCCTGATATCAGTAAAGAAGAGTTAGATCGTCTGGCAAAATTACTTGGCAAAGAAAATTTATCTGTTTCTGCAAATGCAATAGGAACCCTGAATAATACGCGCCTACATTTTGAAAACGAACCTGCAAGACATAAATTGCTTGACATCATTGGTGACCTAGCTTTGGTTGGTCGTCCTTTCAGAGGTCATATTTTGGCTGCACGTCCCGGGCATGGAGGCAATGTTCAGTTTGCTAAACTACTGAAAGAATACGCTAAAAAATCTGTAGACAAGCCACGTAAATTTGATCTTGAAAAAGAGCCTTTGTATGATTCAATTCAAATAGAAAAAATGTTGCCTCACCGGTATCCATTCTTACTCGTTGACAAAGTGCTTGAGATTACAGACGATAAGATTGTCGGAATGAAAAACATCACCAAAAATGAACCCATGTTTATGGGACATTTTCCCGGTAATCCGGTTTTTCCCGGAGTATTGCAAATTGAAGCCATGGCTCAATGTGGCGGGGTTTTTGCTTTGAGTAAGGTTGATGAGCCGCATCTCTACTCTACTTACTTCATGAAAATTGATAAAGTGAAATTCAAAGCCATGATTCGCCCCGGAGATACAGTGGTTTTTGAATTAGTATTAGTATCGCCAATTCGCCGTGGATTAGTGAACATGTTTGGTAAAGGATATGTCAACGGTAAAGTGGTTGTTGAAGCTGAAATGTTAGCTCAGGTTGTAAAAGATAAAGCATGA
- a CDS encoding Glu/Leu/Phe/Val dehydrogenase produces MIDLLEKFENKRPEIVFEWKDSETEAEGWVVINSLRGGAAGGGTRMRIGLDKREVESLAKTMEVKFTVAGPQIGGAKSGINFDPKDPRKEGVLRRWYAAVTPLLKHYYGTGGDLNVDEIHEVIPITEDCGVWHPQEGVFNGHFQPREAQKINRIGQLRQGVLKVIEDASYSPDVNKKYVVADMITGYGVAESIKHYYAIWGGDIKGKRVIVQGWGNVGSAGAYYLAQMGAKVVGIIDRVGGLIKPEGFSFDEIKQLFLEKNGNELNAKNMLSFDEVNSKIWDVPAEIFIPCAASRLISKDQAERMIKAGVEVISSGANVPFADKEIFFGPIAAETDKKISVIPDFISNCGMARVFAYLMSSDIPKLTDKGIFEDTSTTIKNALVATYAKNKNKTNIARSAFEIALNKLVN; encoded by the coding sequence ATGATTGACTTGCTCGAAAAATTCGAGAATAAACGTCCCGAAATTGTATTTGAATGGAAAGATTCTGAAACCGAAGCAGAAGGCTGGGTTGTGATAAATTCACTCCGTGGCGGTGCTGCAGGTGGCGGAACACGCATGCGCATTGGTTTAGATAAAAGAGAAGTTGAGTCTCTTGCAAAAACCATGGAAGTTAAATTCACCGTTGCCGGACCACAAATAGGTGGCGCAAAATCAGGAATTAATTTTGACCCTAAAGATCCGCGCAAAGAAGGTGTGCTCAGAAGATGGTATGCTGCCGTTACTCCTTTACTTAAACATTATTATGGCACAGGTGGAGATTTGAATGTAGATGAAATTCACGAAGTAATTCCAATCACTGAAGATTGTGGTGTTTGGCATCCGCAAGAAGGTGTTTTTAACGGCCATTTTCAACCACGAGAAGCACAAAAAATTAACCGCATTGGTCAATTGCGCCAAGGTGTGTTAAAAGTAATTGAAGACGCTTCCTACTCTCCTGACGTCAACAAAAAATATGTTGTTGCTGACATGATCACCGGTTACGGGGTTGCTGAATCAATCAAACATTATTATGCAATTTGGGGCGGTGACATAAAAGGAAAACGTGTAATTGTTCAAGGTTGGGGAAATGTTGGTTCTGCAGGTGCTTATTATCTGGCACAAATGGGAGCAAAAGTGGTTGGTATCATTGACCGCGTTGGTGGATTAATCAAACCTGAAGGATTCTCATTTGATGAAATCAAACAACTTTTTTTGGAAAAAAACGGAAATGAATTGAATGCAAAAAACATGCTTTCATTTGATGAAGTAAATTCAAAAATTTGGGATGTCCCGGCTGAAATATTTATTCCTTGCGCAGCCTCACGCCTCATCAGCAAAGACCAAGCTGAACGAATGATTAAAGCCGGCGTTGAAGTTATTTCATCTGGCGCCAATGTACCATTTGCTGATAAAGAAATATTTTTTGGCCCTATTGCTGCTGAAACAGATAAGAAAATTTCAGTTATTCCTGATTTCATTTCAAATTGTGGAATGGCAAGAGTTTTTGCTTATCTGATGAGTTCTGATATTCCAAAATTAACTGATAAAGGAATTTTTGAAGACACGTCAACGACTATTAAAAATGCTTTAGTGGCTACATACGCAAAGAATAAAAATAAAACCAATATTGCCCGCAGCGCATTTGAAATTGCACTGAACAAACTTGTAAACTAA
- the efp gene encoding elongation factor P gives MATTADIRNGLCINHNGKLWTVVEFQHVKPGKGPAFVRTKLRNLETAKVVDHTFSAGHKIETVRIETREYQYLYPEGTGFHFMNNETFEQVFIEGTMIENPQFLKEGITCIIQFHAEEETPLTVELPNYIDTEVTYTEPGIKGDTATNTLKPATIDTGAEIRVPLFINTGDKIRVDTRTGVYSERIK, from the coding sequence ATGGCAACTACAGCAGACATCAGAAATGGATTGTGCATAAACCACAACGGGAAACTATGGACAGTCGTAGAATTTCAACACGTTAAGCCGGGTAAAGGTCCCGCTTTTGTGCGTACTAAATTGCGCAATCTTGAAACCGCAAAGGTGGTAGATCATACCTTTTCTGCAGGTCACAAAATTGAAACAGTACGTATTGAGACGCGTGAATATCAATACCTCTATCCTGAAGGAACAGGATTTCATTTTATGAATAACGAAACCTTTGAACAGGTTTTCATTGAAGGTACAATGATTGAAAACCCTCAGTTCTTAAAAGAAGGAATTACCTGCATCATACAATTTCATGCCGAAGAGGAAACTCCGCTTACTGTTGAATTACCAAACTATATAGATACAGAAGTAACATATACTGAACCAGGCATTAAAGGTGATACCGCAACCAACACGTTAAAGCCTGCAACCATTGATACCGGTGCCGAAATTCGAGTACCATTATTTATTAATACAGGAGACAAAATCCGAGTGGATACTCGCACCGGAGTTTATTCAGAAAGGATAAAATAA
- a CDS encoding biopolymer transporter ExbD: MNLGRRNKVKVEAGMASMTDLIFLMMIFFIIMSTMSNKTLPVDLPSNDYTDPSSKTGVVEVGITGDNKYFFTEEAPENYTMEEMIPILEQKMADSGQDGLKISGDKTANYESIFLVIALAKQKGWKPVLSYAN, from the coding sequence ATGAATCTGGGAAGACGAAATAAAGTAAAAGTTGAAGCCGGAATGGCTTCAATGACCGACTTGATATTTCTGATGATGATTTTCTTCATTATCATGAGTACCATGAGTAATAAAACTTTGCCGGTTGATTTGCCATCAAATGATTATACTGATCCTTCATCAAAAACGGGTGTTGTTGAAGTTGGAATTACCGGTGACAATAAATATTTTTTCACAGAAGAGGCTCCAGAAAATTATACGATGGAAGAGATGATTCCAATTCTTGAGCAGAAAATGGCAGACAGCGGACAAGATGGTTTAAAAATATCAGGAGACAAAACGGCTAATTACGAGTCTATCTTTTTAGTAATTGCACTAGCGAAACAAAAAGGATGGAAACCCGTATTATCATACGCAAACTAG
- a CDS encoding acyl-CoA dehydrogenase, producing MDFKLTEEQLAVQAAARDFAQNVLKPGVIERDREAKVAKEELKQLGELGFLGMMVSPKYGGGGMDAVSYVLAMEEISKVDASVAVCMSVCNSLVNWGLEKFGNEEQKQKYLVPLAKGEKIGAFCLSEPEAGSDATSQRTTAIDMGDHYLVNGTKNWITNGGQASTYLVICQTDREKGHHGINVLIIEKGMPGFIVGEKEDKMGIRGSDTHTLIFNDVKVPKANRIGEEGFGFKFAMQTLGGGRIGIASQALGIAAGALDLAVQYSKQRKTFGKEISKHQAIAFKIADMATQVEAARLMCLNAAAMKDQGLDFSTAAAMAKLYASEIAQSVTSEAVQIHGGYGYVREYHVERMMRDAKITQIYEGTSEIQKIVISRSILKD from the coding sequence ATGGATTTCAAATTGACAGAAGAACAATTAGCGGTACAAGCCGCAGCCAGAGATTTTGCACAAAATGTGTTGAAACCGGGTGTAATAGAAAGAGATCGCGAAGCAAAAGTTGCCAAAGAAGAATTGAAACAACTTGGTGAACTTGGTTTTCTCGGCATGATGGTGAGTCCTAAATATGGTGGCGGCGGAATGGATGCGGTTTCATATGTATTGGCAATGGAAGAAATTTCAAAAGTTGACGCATCAGTTGCAGTGTGCATGTCTGTATGCAACTCACTTGTAAACTGGGGACTTGAGAAATTTGGAAATGAAGAACAAAAACAAAAATATTTGGTGCCTTTGGCTAAGGGCGAAAAAATTGGTGCATTCTGCTTGAGTGAACCTGAAGCCGGTTCTGACGCTACCTCACAAAGAACAACAGCTATTGATATGGGTGATCACTATCTGGTGAACGGTACAAAAAACTGGATTACCAATGGTGGACAAGCTTCAACCTATTTAGTGATTTGTCAGACAGATCGTGAGAAAGGTCATCATGGAATCAACGTACTCATTATTGAAAAAGGAATGCCAGGGTTTATTGTTGGTGAAAAAGAAGATAAAATGGGTATTCGCGGATCTGATACGCATACATTGATTTTTAATGATGTGAAAGTTCCAAAAGCAAACCGCATTGGTGAAGAAGGATTTGGATTTAAATTCGCTATGCAAACATTAGGCGGTGGCAGAATTGGAATTGCATCACAAGCATTGGGTATAGCTGCGGGAGCATTGGATTTAGCTGTTCAATATTCCAAACAACGCAAAACTTTTGGCAAAGAAATTTCAAAGCATCAGGCTATAGCATTTAAGATTGCAGATATGGCAACTCAGGTAGAGGCCGCACGCTTAATGTGTTTGAACGCTGCTGCCATGAAAGATCAGGGACTAGATTTCAGTACTGCTGCAGCTATGGCAAAATTATACGCATCTGAAATTGCTCAGTCTGTTACTTCAGAAGCAGTGCAAATTCACGGTGGTTACGGTTACGTGCGTGAGTATCATGTTGAACGCATGATGCGCGATGCGAAAATTACGCAGATTTACGAAGGAACTTCTGAGATTCAAAAAATCGTAATTTCTAGAAGTATATTGAAGGACTAA
- the nhaD gene encoding sodium:proton antiporter NhaD has protein sequence MEYIMVIIFILGYIMIATEHSIHINKAASALLIGMLCWGLYALWPAEHLKVDTTKSLHELAHDPSIAERTPALANYIHEETITYDKKASADPTMSPTIPAEETNAEMHHFVEHGLSHHLFDLAGILLFLLGAMTIVELMDAHGAFEVITSKISSTNRVTLLWIVAIVTFFLSAALDNLTTSIVMISVIRKLISDKETKWIFGGFIIIAANAGGAWSPIGDVTTTMLWNNGQLPDSMALITHVFLPSIASLAVPLLMASFFLRGKVERPGKHDEHGHHHGSSVSTRERNIIFVLGLAGLLFVPVWKTMTHLPPYTGMMFSLGVIWVVSELMHKRKSDEHKRGLSVIAVLQKIDTSSVLFFLGILMAVAALQEVGHLTAAAHFLDKALDGNMYTINVSIGLLSAIIDNVPLVAAAQGMYPLVEGTEFAVNGTFWQFLAFCAGTGGSILIIGSAAGVAVMGLEKISFGWYLKKISGYALVGYLAGAAVFYFMT, from the coding sequence ATTGAATACATCATGGTGATCATATTTATCCTAGGGTATATTATGATTGCAACTGAACACTCCATTCATATCAACAAAGCTGCAAGTGCCTTGTTGATTGGTATGTTGTGCTGGGGACTTTATGCTTTATGGCCTGCTGAACACTTGAAGGTTGATACAACCAAGTCATTGCATGAGCTGGCACATGACCCAAGCATTGCAGAACGAACTCCGGCATTGGCAAATTACATTCATGAAGAAACCATAACGTACGATAAAAAAGCATCAGCTGACCCAACCATGTCGCCTACGATACCGGCTGAAGAAACGAATGCAGAAATGCATCACTTTGTTGAGCATGGACTATCTCACCATCTTTTTGATTTGGCAGGTATTCTGTTGTTCTTGCTTGGCGCAATGACCATCGTTGAGTTAATGGATGCTCATGGCGCATTTGAAGTGATTACTTCTAAAATCTCATCTACAAATCGCGTTACTCTTCTATGGATTGTCGCCATTGTTACTTTCTTTCTTTCTGCCGCATTAGATAACCTTACAACCTCCATTGTCATGATTTCAGTTATCCGAAAATTGATCAGTGATAAAGAAACCAAGTGGATTTTTGGAGGTTTCATTATCATAGCTGCAAATGCCGGCGGTGCTTGGTCTCCAATTGGTGACGTTACCACCACCATGTTATGGAATAATGGACAATTGCCTGATTCAATGGCGTTGATTACTCATGTATTTTTACCTTCTATTGCCTCTTTGGCTGTGCCACTATTGATGGCTTCATTCTTTTTGCGCGGAAAAGTTGAACGTCCCGGAAAACACGATGAACATGGACATCATCACGGTTCATCAGTGAGTACCAGAGAACGCAATATCATCTTTGTTCTTGGTCTGGCAGGCTTACTTTTTGTTCCGGTGTGGAAAACCATGACGCATTTGCCTCCTTACACCGGCATGATGTTCAGCTTAGGTGTTATTTGGGTTGTGAGTGAACTCATGCATAAACGCAAATCAGATGAACATAAAAGAGGTTTATCTGTCATCGCCGTATTACAAAAAATTGATACCTCTAGTGTATTATTCTTCTTGGGAATTTTGATGGCCGTTGCTGCCTTACAAGAAGTAGGTCACTTAACCGCTGCTGCACATTTCCTTGACAAAGCGTTAGATGGAAATATGTATACCATCAACGTTTCAATTGGTCTTCTCTCAGCAATTATTGATAACGTGCCTTTAGTTGCTGCTGCCCAAGGAATGTATCCATTGGTTGAAGGAACTGAGTTTGCAGTAAATGGAACTTTTTGGCAATTCCTAGCATTCTGTGCCGGTACAGGTGGATCCATTTTAATTATTGGTTCAGCTGCAGGTGTTGCCGTGATGGGCCTTGAAAAAATTAGTTTTGGTTGGTATTTGAAAAAAATAAGTGGCTACGCTTTAGTAGGATATCTTGCCGGCGCTGCTGTATTTTATTTCATGACTTAG